In Pueribacillus theae, a single window of DNA contains:
- the copZ gene encoding copper chaperone CopZ: protein MQHTTLNVQGMSCGHCVNSIEGNVGKLNGVQSVKVNLEEGKVDVTFDSDAVSLERIKEEIEDQGYEVG from the coding sequence ATGCAACATACAACATTGAATGTACAAGGAATGTCTTGTGGGCATTGTGTTAATTCGATTGAAGGAAATGTAGGTAAGCTCAACGGGGTGCAATCTGTTAAAGTCAATTTAGAAGAAGGAAAAGTGGATGTTACCTTTGATTCAGACGCAGTAAGCTTGGAAAGAATAAAAGAAGAGATCGAAGATCAAGGTTACGAAGTGGGGTAA